One stretch of Nesterenkonia halotolerans DNA includes these proteins:
- the nagB gene encoding glucosamine-6-phosphate deaminase translates to MEVIIASGEQQAKLAADAIEKLLRRETDSTLGLATGSSPLAVYGELIRRHEHEGLSFARARGFMLDEYVGLPADHPQRYRNVIAAELVDRVHWDGERVHGPDGLAADIPAACAEYEQAIAEAGGVDLQLLGIGTDGHIGFNEPGSSLSSRTRIKSLAPQTRSDNARFFGGELDQVPVHCVTQGLGTISEARHLVLLATGRHKAEAVHQLVEGPISALWPATVMQLHPHATVLVDEAAASRLQLADYYRQTYASKPGWQGL, encoded by the coding sequence ATGGAGGTCATCATTGCCTCAGGTGAGCAACAGGCGAAGCTCGCCGCAGACGCGATAGAGAAGCTGCTGCGTCGCGAGACAGACTCCACCCTTGGCCTTGCCACCGGATCGAGTCCGCTGGCGGTCTACGGGGAGCTGATTCGTCGGCATGAGCACGAGGGGTTGTCCTTCGCGCGCGCGCGGGGCTTCATGCTGGATGAATACGTGGGGCTCCCCGCGGATCACCCGCAGCGGTATCGCAATGTGATCGCGGCGGAACTGGTGGATCGGGTGCACTGGGACGGTGAGCGGGTCCACGGTCCGGACGGGCTCGCGGCTGACATCCCAGCCGCCTGCGCAGAGTATGAGCAGGCTATCGCTGAGGCCGGGGGAGTGGACCTCCAGCTGCTCGGCATTGGAACCGATGGTCACATCGGCTTCAACGAACCGGGCTCATCGCTGAGCTCGCGCACTCGGATCAAGTCGCTTGCTCCGCAGACTCGCTCAGACAATGCGCGATTCTTCGGCGGTGAGCTGGACCAGGTTCCGGTGCACTGTGTGACCCAGGGGCTGGGCACGATATCCGAGGCTCGACACCTGGTGCTCCTTGCCACCGGCAGGCACAAGGCGGAAGCCGTTCACCAGCTCGTGGAGGGCCCGATCTCGGCTCTGTGGCCGGCCACTGTGATGCAGCTGCACCCCCATGCCACGGTGCTCGTCGACGAGGCAGCGGCGTCACGGCTGCAGCTTGCCGACTATTACCGACAGACCTACGCGTCAAAACCTGGCTGGCAGGGGCTCTGA
- a CDS encoding quinone oxidoreductase family protein, producing MNEQSVFPEDLPDRARVVHAAQAGGTEVLVPAEVALPEPGPHQVLVETAAAGVNFLETYQRSGVYPMEYPFVPGTEATGTVLAVGESVESLSAGQRVTTMEAATGTYASHFLVDASKAVAVPDEVTDEQAAALPLQGITAHYLMNSTYRVAPGQTVLTHAGAGGVGQILTQLLKAKGARVITTCSTEEKAQIAQAAGADYVLGYENFAEKVHEITKGEGVAAVFDGVGKETYLGSLESLAVRGTFVLYGGASGQVPPLDPQDLNRRGGLYLTRPSTHWYLRNAEERSWRYAELFESLTSGDLKLSIGASYPLEDAGRAHDDLENRRTTGKLVLTP from the coding sequence ATGAATGAACAGAGCGTTTTCCCAGAGGATCTGCCGGACAGAGCACGAGTGGTGCACGCCGCGCAGGCCGGGGGGACAGAGGTTCTCGTCCCGGCCGAGGTGGCCCTGCCTGAGCCCGGCCCCCACCAGGTGCTGGTGGAGACTGCCGCCGCGGGTGTGAACTTCCTTGAGACCTACCAGCGCAGCGGCGTCTACCCGATGGAGTATCCCTTCGTCCCTGGCACCGAGGCCACCGGAACGGTGCTTGCCGTCGGCGAGTCCGTGGAGAGCCTCTCCGCAGGCCAGCGCGTGACCACCATGGAGGCCGCCACCGGCACCTATGCCTCGCATTTCCTGGTCGACGCCTCCAAGGCGGTGGCGGTGCCCGATGAGGTCACCGATGAGCAGGCCGCCGCACTGCCGCTGCAGGGCATCACCGCCCACTACCTGATGAACTCCACCTATCGGGTCGCCCCCGGGCAGACCGTGCTGACCCACGCCGGAGCCGGCGGGGTCGGTCAGATCCTGACCCAGCTGCTCAAGGCCAAGGGAGCCCGAGTCATCACCACCTGCTCCACCGAGGAGAAGGCCCAGATCGCGCAGGCTGCGGGAGCCGACTACGTGCTCGGCTACGAGAACTTCGCCGAGAAGGTTCACGAGATCACCAAGGGCGAGGGCGTCGCGGCCGTGTTCGACGGCGTGGGCAAGGAGACCTACCTGGGCTCGTTGGAGTCCTTGGCAGTCCGTGGCACCTTCGTGCTCTACGGCGGCGCATCAGGTCAGGTGCCCCCGCTGGATCCGCAGGATCTCAATCGCCGGGGAGGCCTCTACCTCACCCGGCCCTCCACGCACTGGTACCTGCGCAACGCCGAGGAGCGGTCCTGGCGCTACGCAGAGCTCTTCGAATCACTCACCAGCGGGGACCTGAAGCTCAGCATCGGGGCGAGCTACCCGCTGGAAGACGCAGGCCGCGCGCACGATGACCTGGAGAACCGGCGCACCACCGGAAAACTGGTGCTCACCCCCTGA
- the argC gene encoding N-acetyl-gamma-glutamyl-phosphate reductase, giving the protein MTYKIAVSGASGYAGGEVLRLLAGHPEVEIGAVTAHSSAGERLGTLQPQLIPLADRVLSDTTAENLSGHDVVFLTLPHGASAEIAAQLGEDTIVIDAAADHRLESASAWEQFYGSAHQGTWPYGLPELRGQRAKLAGARRIAVPGCYPTTIMLGLAPALAEGLVQPTDIVIVAATGTSGAGKSLKPHLLSAEVIGGMSPYGVGGVHRHTPEIEQGLGHAAGVPVQISFTPTLAPMSRGILATSTAKLAPGTTEAQLRAAYHQQYDAEPFVHLLPEGQWPVTKQVIGSNHVTMQLAVDLHAGRAVIVSAADNLTKGTAGGAVQSMNIALGLEEATGLNLLGVTP; this is encoded by the coding sequence ATGACCTATAAGATCGCCGTCTCCGGAGCCTCGGGCTATGCCGGGGGAGAAGTTCTGCGACTGCTGGCGGGCCACCCAGAGGTGGAGATCGGTGCCGTCACCGCACATTCCAGCGCCGGTGAGCGGCTGGGAACCCTGCAGCCCCAGCTGATCCCGCTGGCCGATCGGGTGCTCAGCGACACGACGGCGGAGAACCTCTCCGGCCACGACGTCGTGTTCCTCACGCTTCCGCACGGCGCCTCTGCGGAGATCGCAGCCCAGCTCGGCGAGGACACCATCGTCATCGATGCCGCGGCGGATCACCGGCTGGAATCCGCCTCCGCCTGGGAGCAGTTCTACGGCTCCGCCCACCAGGGCACCTGGCCCTACGGACTCCCTGAGCTGCGGGGTCAGCGGGCCAAGCTCGCCGGTGCACGGCGGATCGCCGTGCCCGGCTGCTACCCAACCACGATCATGCTCGGACTGGCACCTGCGCTGGCAGAAGGCCTGGTGCAGCCCACCGACATCGTCATCGTCGCCGCCACCGGCACCTCGGGCGCGGGCAAGTCCTTGAAGCCGCATCTGCTCAGCGCCGAGGTCATCGGCGGGATGAGTCCCTACGGGGTCGGGGGAGTGCACCGGCACACCCCAGAGATCGAGCAGGGCCTCGGCCATGCCGCCGGGGTTCCGGTCCAGATCTCCTTCACCCCGACCCTGGCGCCGATGTCCCGCGGCATCCTCGCGACCTCCACGGCCAAGCTCGCCCCTGGCACCACCGAGGCGCAGCTGCGCGCCGCCTACCACCAGCAGTACGACGCCGAGCCCTTCGTCCACCTGCTGCCCGAGGGCCAGTGGCCGGTCACCAAGCAGGTCATCGGCTCCAACCACGTGACCATGCAGCTGGCCGTCGACTTGCACGCCGGGCGAGCCGTCATCGTCTCCGCCGCCGACAACCTGACCAAGGGCACGGCGGGCGGCGCCGTGCAATCGATGAACATCGCCCTGGGTCTCGAGGAGGCCACCGGGCTCAACCTGTTGGGAGTCACCCCATGA
- the argJ gene encoding bifunctional glutamate N-acetyltransferase/amino-acid acetyltransferase ArgJ, producing the protein MSVTAARGFTAAGVAAGLKSAAADGTLPRDVAVVRNEGPDKHAAAVFTTNRVAAAPVLWSQQAIADGRADVVVLNSGGANACTGAPGFADTHQTAEVVAEKLQAGGADVSAGDVLVCSTGLIGERLDMPALLSGIDTAVAQLDPQETAGHQAAQAIMTTDSVMKVSTADGAGFTVGGMAKGAGMLAPGMATMLSVVTTDAVIPQPDLDAALREAVRISFNRADSDGCMSTNDTVIAMASGAHPDADPSGVDLEEFQAALNQVCQDLATQLIADAEGAHHEIAISTINAATEEQAETAGRSVARSNLFKTAIFGQDPNWGRILSAVGTTDVDFDPTTIDVAVNGVWICQAGGIGDDRSLVDLSGRHVKVVIDLKAGDREATILTNDLTHDYVHENSAYST; encoded by the coding sequence ATGAGCGTCACCGCTGCCCGAGGATTCACCGCCGCCGGAGTCGCTGCCGGTCTCAAGTCGGCCGCCGCCGACGGCACCCTGCCCCGCGACGTCGCGGTGGTGCGCAATGAGGGTCCCGATAAGCACGCAGCGGCAGTCTTCACCACCAACCGGGTCGCCGCGGCGCCGGTGCTGTGGTCCCAGCAGGCCATCGCCGATGGCCGCGCCGACGTCGTCGTGCTGAACTCCGGAGGCGCCAACGCATGCACCGGAGCCCCGGGCTTCGCCGATACGCATCAGACTGCCGAGGTGGTGGCGGAGAAGCTGCAGGCCGGCGGCGCGGACGTCTCCGCCGGGGACGTGCTGGTCTGCTCCACCGGACTCATCGGGGAGCGGCTGGACATGCCCGCCCTGCTGAGCGGCATCGACACCGCCGTGGCTCAGCTCGACCCCCAGGAGACCGCAGGGCACCAGGCTGCTCAGGCGATCATGACCACGGACTCGGTCATGAAGGTCTCCACAGCCGACGGCGCCGGGTTCACCGTGGGAGGCATGGCCAAGGGTGCGGGAATGCTTGCCCCCGGCATGGCCACGATGCTTTCCGTGGTCACCACCGACGCGGTCATCCCCCAGCCTGACCTCGACGCCGCGCTGCGCGAAGCCGTGCGGATCAGCTTCAACCGGGCAGACTCGGACGGCTGCATGTCCACCAACGACACCGTGATCGCGATGGCCTCCGGGGCGCACCCGGACGCCGACCCCTCCGGCGTAGACCTGGAGGAGTTCCAGGCCGCGCTGAACCAGGTGTGCCAGGACCTCGCCACACAGCTCATCGCCGACGCCGAGGGCGCCCACCACGAGATCGCGATCTCCACGATCAACGCGGCCACCGAGGAGCAGGCCGAGACCGCCGGGCGCTCCGTGGCGCGGTCCAACCTCTTCAAGACCGCGATCTTCGGCCAGGACCCGAACTGGGGCCGGATCCTCTCCGCCGTCGGCACCACCGACGTGGACTTCGATCCCACCACCATCGACGTCGCCGTCAACGGCGTCTGGATCTGCCAGGCCGGCGGGATCGGAGACGATCGCTCCCTCGTGGACCTCAGCGGTCGCCACGTGAAGGTGGTCATCGACCTCAAAGCAGGAGATCGGGAGGCCACGATCCTGACCAATGATCTGACTCATGACTACGTCCATGAGAACTCCGCCTACTCCACCTGA
- the argB gene encoding acetylglutamate kinase, with protein MTSTLKPRDAGSLSAAGDKAAVLVEALPWIQKFAGETIVIKYGGNAMVNEELRRAFAEDVVFLRHVGVNPVVVHGGGPQINAMLQTLGIESEFRAGQRVTTPEAMDVVRMVLTGQVGRQLIGLINSHGPYAVGLSGEDAALLQAVRTSVEVDGETVDLGLVGEVTGVNPDAIKDLLAAGRIPVISTIAPEFDSDQPDAQPTGEVLNVNADLAAAAVASALGAAKLVMLTDVEGLYANWPDKSSLISSLSASDLRAMLPSLESGMIPKMTAALKAVEAGVPRAHVVDGREPHSMLLEIVTTEGVGTQIVPDEETA; from the coding sequence ATGACATCCACCCTGAAACCCCGCGACGCCGGAAGCCTCAGCGCTGCCGGTGACAAGGCCGCCGTCCTGGTCGAGGCCCTGCCGTGGATCCAGAAGTTCGCCGGCGAGACCATCGTCATCAAATACGGTGGAAACGCCATGGTCAACGAGGAGCTGCGCCGCGCCTTCGCCGAGGACGTGGTGTTTCTGCGCCACGTCGGCGTCAACCCTGTGGTCGTCCACGGCGGGGGACCGCAGATCAACGCGATGCTGCAGACCCTGGGCATCGAGTCGGAGTTCCGCGCCGGCCAGCGGGTGACCACTCCAGAGGCCATGGACGTGGTCCGCATGGTGCTCACCGGCCAGGTCGGACGCCAGCTCATCGGGCTGATCAACAGCCACGGCCCCTATGCCGTGGGACTCTCCGGTGAGGACGCCGCCCTGCTGCAGGCCGTGCGAACCAGCGTCGAGGTCGACGGGGAGACGGTCGACCTGGGACTGGTCGGAGAGGTCACCGGCGTGAACCCGGACGCGATCAAGGACCTGCTGGCAGCTGGGCGCATCCCCGTCATCTCCACCATCGCCCCGGAGTTCGACTCTGACCAGCCGGACGCGCAGCCCACCGGCGAGGTGCTCAACGTCAACGCCGACCTTGCTGCCGCCGCCGTCGCCTCCGCCCTGGGAGCAGCGAAGCTGGTGATGCTCACCGACGTGGAGGGCCTCTACGCGAACTGGCCCGACAAGTCCTCGCTGATCTCCTCGCTCAGCGCGAGCGACCTGCGAGCCATGCTGCCCAGCCTCGAGTCCGGCATGATCCCGAAGATGACGGCTGCGCTGAAGGCCGTGGAGGCCGGCGTGCCGCGCGCCCACGTGGTGGACGGACGCGAGCCGCATTCGATGCTGCTGGAGATCGTCACCACCGAGGGTGTCGGCACCCAGATCGTGCCCGATGAGGAGACCGCATGA
- a CDS encoding acetylornithine transaminase translates to MSGHGEGLLSRYTDSLLGVFGTPQKVLVRGSGVTVWDADGREYLDLLAGIAVNALGHAHPGLTRAVAEQLNTLGHISNFFTSPTQIGLAEKLLELAHAPSGSKAFFTNSGTEANEAAFKLARRHGGGSRPRIIALEHGFHGRTMGALAMTHKPSYREPFEPLPGGVEWVPAGDAEALSAAVDETVAAVIIEPVQGEAGVRGHPAGYLEQAREITRAAGALLIFDEVQTGVGRTGTWFASAPAQSAAVIPDAMTLAKGLGGGFPIGAMLTFGEHTSSLLNPGQHGTTFGGNPAATAAALATLEVIESQNLLAHVREVSAYARERLEELDFVTEVRAHGLLIGLEIAAGAASAPAPAMVAAALEAGFIINATGPTTLRLAPPLIITTEQIQRFIDALPEIHRRSTS, encoded by the coding sequence ATGAGCGGCCACGGCGAGGGTCTGCTCAGCCGTTACACCGATTCGCTGCTCGGGGTCTTCGGCACTCCGCAGAAGGTGCTGGTCCGCGGCTCCGGGGTCACCGTCTGGGACGCGGATGGACGCGAGTACCTGGACCTGCTGGCCGGGATCGCGGTCAACGCGCTGGGTCATGCGCACCCAGGGCTCACCCGCGCCGTCGCGGAACAGCTGAACACGCTGGGGCACATCTCGAACTTCTTCACCAGCCCCACGCAGATCGGACTGGCCGAGAAGCTGCTGGAGCTGGCCCACGCGCCGTCGGGCTCCAAGGCCTTCTTCACCAACTCCGGCACCGAGGCCAACGAGGCCGCGTTCAAACTTGCTCGCCGGCACGGCGGTGGATCCAGGCCGCGCATCATCGCGCTGGAGCACGGCTTCCACGGACGGACCATGGGTGCGCTGGCCATGACCCATAAGCCCAGTTATCGCGAGCCGTTCGAACCGCTTCCCGGCGGAGTGGAATGGGTCCCCGCCGGAGATGCCGAGGCGCTGAGTGCCGCTGTGGATGAGACCGTGGCGGCCGTCATCATCGAACCCGTCCAGGGGGAGGCCGGAGTGCGCGGGCACCCGGCCGGATACCTGGAGCAGGCCCGGGAGATCACCCGGGCCGCCGGGGCGCTGCTGATCTTCGACGAGGTCCAGACCGGCGTCGGCCGCACCGGCACCTGGTTCGCCTCTGCGCCGGCGCAGAGCGCTGCCGTGATCCCTGATGCGATGACGCTCGCCAAGGGGCTCGGCGGCGGATTCCCCATCGGCGCGATGCTGACCTTCGGCGAGCACACGAGTTCGCTGCTCAACCCGGGACAGCACGGCACGACCTTCGGCGGAAACCCCGCCGCCACCGCGGCCGCCCTGGCCACGCTGGAGGTGATCGAGTCCCAGAACCTGCTCGCCCACGTGCGCGAGGTCAGCGCGTATGCCCGAGAGCGGCTCGAGGAGCTGGACTTCGTCACGGAGGTCCGCGCCCACGGCCTGCTGATCGGCCTCGAGATCGCCGCAGGAGCAGCCAGCGCGCCGGCGCCAGCCATGGTGGCCGCCGCCCTGGAGGCCGGATTCATCATCAACGCGACCGGCCCCACCACGCTGCGCCTGGCCCCTCCGCTGATCATCACCACCGAGCAGATCCAGCGCTTCATCGACGCCCTTCCCGAGATCCACCGCAGGAGCACCTCATGA
- the argF gene encoding ornithine carbamoyltransferase, with translation MTVRHFLTDLDLSPAELDQVLTLAATMKADPYAITPLAGPQTAAVFFDKTSTRTRFSFAAGISALGGAPLVVNPGESQLGHKETIADTARVLDRMVSLIIWRTYAQSGLEEMAAYSSVPVINALSDDYHPCQLLADLLTVREQLGATQGRSLAYLGDAANNMANSYLLAGVNAGMDVRIAGPEGYLPEQRIIDAAQERAAQTGGSVLITSDPAEALRGADVVATDTWISMGQEQEKEARLALFGDYRVDAAAMAQAAPGAVVLHCLPAYRGVEISAEVLDGPQSMVWDEAENRLHAQKALMAWLLVESGLADAETERLVRAGLR, from the coding sequence ATGACCGTCCGCCATTTCCTCACCGATCTCGACCTCAGCCCGGCCGAGCTGGATCAGGTGCTCACCCTCGCTGCCACGATGAAGGCGGACCCCTACGCCATCACACCGCTGGCAGGACCGCAGACCGCCGCGGTGTTCTTCGACAAGACCTCCACGCGCACCCGGTTCTCCTTCGCCGCAGGCATCTCCGCCCTGGGCGGCGCTCCGCTGGTGGTCAATCCCGGAGAATCCCAGCTCGGACACAAGGAGACCATCGCGGACACCGCCCGGGTGCTGGACCGGATGGTCAGCCTGATCATCTGGCGCACCTACGCGCAGTCGGGACTCGAGGAGATGGCCGCCTACAGCAGCGTCCCGGTGATCAACGCGCTCTCGGATGACTACCACCCGTGCCAGCTGTTGGCCGATCTGCTCACCGTGCGCGAGCAGCTCGGCGCCACGCAGGGCCGCTCCCTGGCTTACCTGGGCGACGCGGCCAACAACATGGCCAACTCCTATCTCCTCGCCGGGGTCAACGCCGGCATGGACGTCCGCATCGCCGGACCGGAGGGTTACCTGCCGGAACAGCGCATCATCGACGCCGCCCAGGAGCGCGCCGCACAGACCGGCGGCAGCGTGCTGATCACCAGTGACCCCGCCGAGGCGCTGCGCGGAGCCGATGTGGTCGCGACCGACACCTGGATCTCCATGGGCCAGGAACAGGAGAAGGAGGCCCGGCTGGCGCTCTTCGGCGACTACCGGGTGGATGCCGCCGCCATGGCACAGGCAGCACCCGGCGCCGTCGTCCTGCACTGCCTGCCTGCTTACCGCGGGGTGGAGATCAGTGCCGAGGTCCTCGATGGTCCGCAGTCGATGGTCTGGGACGAGGCCGAGAACCGGCTGCACGCGCAGAAGGCGCTGATGGCCTGGCTGCTGGTGGAGTCCGGGCTCGCCGACGCCGAGACCGAGCGGCTCGTCCGCGCCGGGCTGCGCTGA
- a CDS encoding arginine repressor translates to MTPTTKTARHAKIRELITRSSVRSQAELAQRLADAGVTVTQGTLSRDLEEIGAARVRGAQGSLIYAVPSDGHDRELQADQTEATTTARLIALCKDLLVSAEPSANLVILRTPPGAAQFLASAVDHAGLAEVLGCIAGDDTIMVVTTSPTGGAAVADRFTGFAEGRS, encoded by the coding sequence ATGACCCCGACCACGAAGACCGCGCGGCACGCCAAGATCCGCGAGCTGATCACCCGGTCCTCGGTGCGCTCCCAGGCCGAGCTCGCCCAGCGCCTGGCCGACGCCGGGGTCACGGTCACCCAGGGCACGCTGTCCCGGGATCTGGAGGAGATCGGTGCCGCGCGGGTGCGCGGGGCGCAGGGTTCGCTGATCTACGCGGTGCCCTCCGACGGGCATGACCGGGAGCTCCAGGCGGATCAGACCGAGGCGACGACGACGGCGCGGCTGATCGCGCTGTGCAAGGACCTGCTGGTCTCGGCCGAGCCCAGTGCGAACCTGGTCATCCTGCGCACCCCTCCGGGAGCCGCACAGTTCCTGGCCAGCGCCGTGGATCACGCCGGCCTGGCCGAGGTGCTCGGCTGCATCGCCGGTGATGACACGATCATGGTGGTCACCACCAGCCCGACCGGGGGAGCCGCCGTCGCCGACAGGTTCACCGGATTCGCCGAGGGGCGCAGCTAA
- a CDS encoding ankyrin repeat domain-containing protein, with protein MSQDSHHSADAPENQQPIDGGAPELTEEQMEFLASMFDVARSGKSEELLDLVDRGLPVNLTNDKGDSLLILSVYNDHTDLAKGLLARGADVHRINDRGQTALGCAVFRQNEEATKALLEAGSDPHLGRQSAYAVAEIFGLDAMRAVLDAHQS; from the coding sequence ATGTCACAAGACTCCCACCACTCGGCCGATGCCCCGGAGAACCAGCAGCCCATCGACGGCGGCGCCCCTGAGCTGACCGAGGAGCAGATGGAGTTTCTTGCCTCGATGTTCGATGTCGCGCGCTCGGGCAAGTCCGAGGAGCTTCTGGACCTGGTCGATCGGGGCCTGCCGGTGAATCTGACCAACGACAAGGGCGATTCACTGCTCATCCTCTCGGTCTACAACGACCACACGGACCTCGCGAAGGGCCTGCTCGCCCGCGGCGCTGATGTGCACCGGATCAATGATCGCGGGCAGACGGCCCTGGGCTGTGCCGTCTTCCGGCAGAACGAGGAAGCCACGAAGGCGCTGCTGGAGGCCGGTTCCGACCCGCACCTGGGGCGGCAGAGCGCCTACGCCGTGGCAGAGATCTTCGGCCTTGATGCCATGCGCGCCGTCCTCGACGCGCACCAGAGCTGA
- a CDS encoding argininosuccinate synthase, translating to MTDRIVLAYSGGLDTSVAIGWIAEATGQEVVAVAVDVGQGGESLETVRQRALDCGAVEAYVADARDEFADQYCMPTLKANGLYMDSYPLVSAISRPVITKHLVAAAQQFGATTVAHGCTGKGNDQVRFEVGIQTLGPELKCIAPVRDLALTRELAIEYAEKHNLPIETTKKNPFSIDQNVWGRAVETGFLEDIWNGPTKDVYDYTEDPSFPPAPDVVNITFDQGVPVALDGQTVTALEAIEQLNRRAGAQGIGRIDIVEDRLVGIKSREIYEAPGAMALIAAHRELENITLEREQARFKKTVDQRWTELVYDGQWFSPLKRNLDAFIDETQKYVSGEIRLELHGGRATVQGRRSETSLYDFSLATYDAGDAFDQSSARGFIDIFGLSSKVASQREQRIHGKPDFSGLGSLDR from the coding sequence GTGACTGATCGTATTGTTCTCGCCTATTCCGGCGGCCTCGACACTTCCGTGGCCATCGGCTGGATCGCCGAAGCCACCGGCCAGGAGGTCGTCGCCGTCGCCGTCGACGTGGGACAGGGTGGTGAGTCCCTGGAGACCGTGCGTCAGCGCGCCCTGGACTGCGGCGCCGTCGAGGCCTATGTCGCCGACGCCCGCGACGAGTTCGCCGATCAGTACTGCATGCCCACGCTGAAGGCCAACGGCCTCTACATGGACTCCTACCCGCTGGTCTCGGCGATCTCGCGCCCAGTCATCACCAAGCACCTCGTCGCCGCCGCCCAGCAGTTCGGCGCCACCACCGTGGCCCACGGCTGCACCGGCAAGGGCAACGACCAGGTCCGCTTCGAGGTGGGCATCCAGACCCTGGGCCCCGAGCTCAAGTGCATCGCCCCGGTCCGCGACCTCGCGCTGACCCGTGAGCTGGCCATCGAATACGCCGAGAAGCACAACCTGCCGATCGAGACCACCAAGAAGAACCCCTTCTCCATCGACCAAAACGTCTGGGGTCGCGCCGTGGAGACCGGGTTCCTGGAAGACATCTGGAACGGCCCCACCAAGGACGTCTACGACTACACCGAGGATCCCTCCTTCCCGCCAGCACCCGACGTCGTGAACATCACCTTTGACCAGGGCGTGCCCGTGGCACTGGATGGTCAGACCGTGACCGCGCTGGAGGCCATCGAGCAGCTCAACCGCCGCGCCGGCGCCCAGGGCATCGGTCGGATCGACATCGTCGAAGACCGCCTGGTCGGCATCAAGTCCCGCGAGATCTACGAGGCTCCCGGCGCGATGGCACTGATCGCCGCGCACCGCGAGCTGGAGAACATCACCCTGGAGCGCGAGCAGGCCCGGTTCAAGAAGACCGTGGACCAGCGCTGGACCGAGCTGGTCTACGACGGCCAGTGGTTCTCCCCGCTCAAGCGCAACCTCGACGCGTTCATCGACGAGACCCAGAAGTACGTCTCCGGTGAAATCCGCCTGGAGCTGCACGGCGGTCGCGCCACGGTGCAGGGTCGCCGCTCCGAGACCAGCCTGTATGACTTCAGCCTGGCCACCTACGACGCCGGCGATGCCTTCGATCAGTCCAGCGCCCGCGGATTCATCGACATCTTCGGACTCTCCTCCAAGGTGGCCTCCCAGCGCGAGCAGCGCATCCACGGCAAGCCGGACTTCTCCGGCCTCGGCAGCCTGGACCGCTGA